Proteins from one Gimesia maris genomic window:
- a CDS encoding efflux RND transporter periplasmic adaptor subunit, whose translation MRIATSLAVVICAMIMAAQPLPAQRGPANVDVAKIVEREVASGQTFVGTVMPIKRSVIGSAVGGRVAEFPVNEGDFVRARQPLAQLLTNTINLELDSEKATLDLRKEELNELVNGTRPDEIKRAKALMMAAKADSEYQQKRLKRLESLYARKAVNDDDIQAVVSESIRAEEMFSEAEAAYKLAVEGPRKEQIAQAKARVAVQQALVDKLESQVVKHTIISPFDGYVVAEHTEVGQWVNSGELVAEVIALDHVDVSVQVLENHVPHVQLKSEVRVEIPAIPNQVFTGEVVMIVPQADIRARTFPVKVRLKNEIRKDGPLLKSGMLARAVLPTGPRLKALMVSKDALVLGGPTPMIYVVEPGKKNSKLGKARAVPVQVGVADGRLIQVKGDLESGGYVVIRGNERLHPGQDVMISNVLEPDALPTAKAINTDG comes from the coding sequence ATGAGAATAGCAACCAGTCTTGCTGTAGTGATTTGTGCAATGATCATGGCAGCCCAGCCACTTCCGGCACAACGGGGGCCTGCGAATGTCGATGTGGCAAAGATCGTCGAACGTGAAGTTGCCTCGGGCCAAACCTTCGTGGGGACTGTAATGCCCATTAAACGAAGTGTGATTGGCAGTGCTGTCGGTGGGCGTGTGGCAGAGTTTCCCGTGAATGAAGGAGACTTTGTTCGTGCCCGGCAACCATTGGCTCAGTTGCTGACGAACACAATTAACCTCGAATTGGATTCCGAAAAAGCGACTCTTGATCTGCGAAAAGAGGAATTGAATGAACTGGTAAATGGAACGCGACCCGACGAAATTAAACGGGCGAAAGCATTAATGATGGCTGCGAAAGCAGACAGTGAATATCAGCAGAAACGTCTAAAACGCCTGGAATCACTGTATGCCAGAAAAGCAGTTAATGATGATGATATTCAGGCGGTCGTGTCCGAATCAATTCGCGCAGAAGAAATGTTTTCGGAAGCGGAAGCTGCTTATAAGCTGGCCGTAGAAGGTCCCCGCAAGGAGCAGATTGCGCAGGCGAAGGCCCGGGTAGCCGTTCAACAGGCGCTGGTCGACAAACTCGAAAGCCAGGTTGTCAAACATACAATCATCTCCCCCTTTGATGGTTACGTGGTTGCGGAACATACTGAAGTTGGTCAATGGGTGAATTCAGGAGAACTGGTCGCAGAAGTGATTGCTCTGGATCACGTTGATGTCAGTGTGCAGGTCCTGGAAAATCATGTACCGCATGTTCAACTGAAATCGGAAGTCCGGGTCGAAATCCCCGCCATTCCCAATCAAGTCTTTACGGGCGAAGTGGTAATGATTGTGCCACAGGCAGATATCAGAGCACGAACATTTCCGGTGAAGGTTCGTCTTAAAAATGAGATTAGGAAAGACGGCCCATTGCTGAAATCAGGTATGCTGGCGCGGGCTGTTCTCCCTACCGGTCCCAGGTTGAAGGCGTTAATGGTTTCCAAAGATGCTCTCGTTCTGGGAGGACCGACTCCTATGATCTATGTGGTGGAGCCAGGAAAGAAAAACTCCAAACTGGGTAAGGCACGTGCGGTTCCCGTACAGGTAGGCGTAGCTGATGGCCGTCTGATTCAGGTGAAAGGGGACCTGGAGAGTGGGGGCTATGTGGTCATTCGAGGCAATGAACGTTTACATCCCGGGCAGGATGTCATGATCTCAAATGTCCTGGAACCCGATGCCCTACCCACAGCCAAAGCCATTAATACTGACGGTTAA
- a CDS encoding MarR family winged helix-turn-helix transcriptional regulator, which translates to MLQYDFEESVGYWITMTSHFYQDALNQELLPYGITFRQFQVIGWLVYEGPLSQVELADRMMIEPPTLVRILDRMERDQWITRENDPQDRRRKVITVLPEAKPVWSKMVACLKRLRKKATEGMTPEQVQTLKVLLAQVQENLGANVPELESS; encoded by the coding sequence ATGCTGCAATATGACTTTGAAGAAAGTGTCGGTTACTGGATCACCATGACCTCTCACTTTTATCAGGATGCATTGAATCAGGAATTGCTTCCTTACGGGATCACGTTTCGTCAGTTTCAGGTCATTGGCTGGCTGGTTTATGAAGGGCCTCTCTCGCAGGTTGAGCTGGCTGACCGGATGATGATCGAGCCTCCCACACTGGTACGCATTCTGGACCGAATGGAACGCGATCAATGGATCACGCGCGAGAATGATCCCCAGGACCGCCGTCGTAAAGTGATCACTGTCTTACCGGAAGCCAAGCCGGTCTGGTCAAAGATGGTGGCCTGTCTTAAACGTCTCAGGAAGAAAGCAACCGAAGGCATGACTCCCGAACAGGTGCAGACATTAAAAGTGCTGTTGGCCCAGGTTCAGGAAAACCTGGGAGCCAATGTCCCGGAACTTGAAAGTTCCTGA
- a CDS encoding formylglycine-generating enzyme family protein, giving the protein MVRNYQCKAKVCAGIAGFSLLFIAGCGGDSEPVRQSQQPRQATDASSNMRAPTLKPPSVKPTPKRNVNKSQAAPVGNPNDQFEVVDYVHNYEIQKSDPSAQSKDEFVAMLPTGPGVNSSSFSIVKTGTEAEPNQSDPAFKLPEGFTVIKEAGYSQSGLPNRIRCDGDYSEMVLVPAGVSVQGVVAGDANAKPQFSVYQDAFYIDVHEVTLEQYRRWRSEMIAKKGKVPEPAGNDSQPANLPAMGVSYTDALNYSRTMGKQLPRETQWEKAARGELGFSYPWGSGRPLWQVTRHPGQIDPVATFPGDRSPYGVYDMAGNAREWCDDWYSKNAYKAALALSDAGVVRDWQGPRRAVEPSMRVVRGGQSSWEVWKRAGENMRTPPADVGFRCVLNLKSATAGTEQTKTDSAF; this is encoded by the coding sequence ATGGTCCGAAATTATCAATGCAAAGCGAAAGTCTGTGCTGGTATTGCGGGATTTTCTCTGCTGTTCATCGCAGGATGCGGGGGAGACAGTGAACCGGTCAGGCAGTCACAACAGCCTCGCCAGGCTACCGACGCTTCTTCTAATATGCGGGCACCAACTTTAAAACCACCCAGTGTCAAACCGACTCCGAAAAGAAATGTAAATAAATCTCAGGCTGCGCCTGTGGGGAATCCGAACGATCAGTTCGAAGTAGTCGATTACGTACACAACTATGAAATTCAGAAATCGGATCCATCAGCTCAGTCAAAAGATGAATTTGTAGCGATGCTGCCGACGGGACCGGGAGTCAATTCTTCCAGTTTTTCTATTGTCAAAACCGGTACAGAGGCTGAACCCAATCAATCGGACCCTGCATTCAAATTGCCGGAAGGCTTTACGGTGATTAAAGAGGCCGGGTATTCACAATCGGGGCTTCCCAATCGAATTCGTTGTGACGGAGACTACAGTGAAATGGTGCTGGTGCCTGCAGGTGTTTCCGTTCAGGGAGTCGTTGCGGGAGATGCGAATGCAAAGCCTCAGTTTTCCGTTTATCAGGATGCCTTTTATATTGACGTGCATGAAGTAACGCTGGAACAGTATCGTCGCTGGCGTTCAGAAATGATTGCAAAGAAAGGAAAGGTCCCCGAGCCTGCAGGCAATGATTCTCAACCCGCGAATTTGCCGGCGATGGGAGTTTCTTATACGGACGCGCTCAATTATTCACGAACGATGGGTAAACAGCTTCCCCGTGAGACCCAATGGGAAAAAGCTGCGCGGGGGGAACTGGGTTTTTCCTACCCCTGGGGGAGTGGCAGGCCTCTCTGGCAGGTGACTCGTCATCCGGGACAAATTGATCCGGTGGCAACGTTTCCCGGCGATCGCAGTCCCTACGGAGTTTATGACATGGCGGGAAATGCGCGCGAATGGTGCGATGACTGGTATTCGAAAAATGCGTATAAGGCAGCATTGGCTCTGTCGGATGCAGGTGTCGTTCGTGACTGGCAGGGACCACGGCGAGCCGTCGAACCCAGTATGCGAGTTGTACGCGGGGGCCAGAGTTCCTGGGAAGTCTGGAAGAGAGCGGGAGAGAATATGCGAACCCCACCTGCCGATGTCGGTTTTCGCTGTGTGCTTAATCTCAAGTCCGCTACAGCAGGAACAGAACAAACAAAAACAGACAGCGCTTTCTGA